In Electrophorus electricus isolate fEleEle1 chromosome 6, fEleEle1.pri, whole genome shotgun sequence, a single genomic region encodes these proteins:
- the glrx gene encoding glutaredoxin-1: MAQEFVKAQIKGDRVVLFLKPSCPYCTLAKDVLSKYNFKPGHLELVDISAREDMSSIQDYLQEITGARTVPRVFIGETCIGGGSDVAELDRKGQLDGMLRHIKVLQ; encoded by the exons ATGGCTCAGGAGTTTGTGAAAGCGCAAATAAAAGGAGACAGAGTTGTCCTGTTTCTGAAGCCGTCGTGCCCGTACTGCACACTGGCCAAAGATGTATTGTCGAAGTACAATTTTAAACCTGGACACCTGGAGCTTGTCGACATAAGTGCACGGGAGGACATGAGCAGCATACAAGACTATTTGCAGGAGATTACAGGCGCTCGAACC GTGCCTCGCGTGTTTATAGGGGAAACGTGTATCGGCGGAGGCAGCGATGTGGCAGAGCTGGACAGAAAGGGCCAACTGGACGGCATGCTGCGTCATATTAAAGTACTGCAGTGA